A window from Shewanella livingstonensis encodes these proteins:
- a CDS encoding glutathione S-transferase family protein: MIKLHHLNKSRSKRIIWLLEELGVDYELVAYHRDAITFLAPESLKAVHPLGKSPVLETSDFTIAESGAITEYLIQTYAADKLMPAKGTADYIDYLQWMHFAESSAALPLLLKIFVKMDGAETRFIGGYADAETAKVINYFNDRLEGKSYLVGNSLSGADIMMSFIAELVGQNGEFDKYPNIAKYYQQLMSHASFKKAMQIEADNDR; encoded by the coding sequence ATGATTAAACTACATCATTTAAATAAATCACGTTCAAAACGCATTATTTGGTTATTAGAAGAACTGGGCGTGGACTATGAATTAGTTGCTTATCACCGTGATGCAATTACATTTTTAGCGCCAGAGTCGTTAAAAGCAGTTCATCCATTAGGTAAATCACCAGTATTAGAAACCAGTGACTTTACCATTGCTGAGTCGGGTGCTATTACCGAGTATTTAATTCAAACTTATGCCGCTGATAAGCTTATGCCAGCAAAAGGCACTGCAGATTACATTGATTACTTACAATGGATGCATTTTGCTGAAAGCTCTGCTGCACTGCCATTATTATTAAAGATTTTTGTTAAAATGGATGGTGCTGAAACTCGTTTTATTGGTGGGTATGCAGATGCTGAAACGGCAAAAGTTATCAACTATTTTAATGACCGTTTAGAGGGTAAATCATATTTAGTCGGTAATAGTCTTAGTGGCGCCGATATTATGATGTCGTTTATTGCAGAGCTTGTTGGCCAAAATGGTGAGTTTGATAAATATCCTAATATTGCGAAGTATTATCAACAGCTAATGAGCCATGCTTCATTTAAAAAAGCGATGCAAATCGAAGCTGATAACGATCGTTAA
- a CDS encoding TIGR03899 family protein: MADIDVTEMQDDNAQVSARKKTLLLGRIIGLASEEDYRPSTASVAERAEYRQRKQLSQHQTNLESIFALAINYTPSDVTGVELDPDWRYQFFQMAEQIHNRKMQDLWARILASEIVNPGNFSLRTLAVLLQLTFREALIFEKALGMSVKINTEPRFKLLSSYRINGGMKQYFRKHTQTNFGLSQFGLPYSSILSLVDAGILHKSEFETGLLSSSEHIQLTMCNATLSLKPKHQHLLFTYYRFTTVGDELCQLIQAKNDNDFIDAVKVMLSKDFIVSD; the protein is encoded by the coding sequence ATGGCTGATATTGATGTAACTGAGATGCAAGATGACAATGCTCAAGTGTCCGCGCGCAAAAAAACCTTATTACTTGGGCGTATTATCGGTTTAGCCAGCGAAGAGGATTATCGGCCTTCTACTGCATCTGTTGCCGAGCGTGCAGAATACCGTCAACGCAAGCAACTCAGCCAACATCAGACCAACCTTGAAAGCATTTTTGCATTAGCCATTAATTACACGCCTTCAGATGTCACAGGAGTGGAGCTAGATCCTGATTGGCGCTACCAATTTTTCCAAATGGCAGAACAAATTCATAATCGTAAGATGCAAGATTTGTGGGCCAGAATTTTAGCCAGTGAAATCGTTAATCCAGGTAACTTTAGCCTACGGACCTTAGCGGTATTACTGCAACTGACATTTCGAGAAGCACTGATATTTGAAAAAGCCTTAGGCATGTCGGTTAAAATCAATACCGAGCCCAGATTCAAATTACTTAGCAGTTATCGTATTAACGGCGGGATGAAACAATATTTTCGTAAGCATACTCAAACCAACTTTGGCCTGTCCCAATTCGGCTTGCCTTATTCGAGTATTTTAAGTTTAGTCGATGCGGGGATTCTACATAAAAGCGAATTTGAAACTGGATTATTAAGCAGTAGTGAACATATTCAGTTAACCATGTGTAATGCTACTTTATCGCTAAAACCTAAACATCAGCACTTATTATTTACTTATTATCGTTTTACCACTGTCGGTGATGAGTTATGCCAGTTAATTCAGGCTAAAAATGATAATGACTTTATCGATGCAGTTAAAGTCATGTTAAGCAAAGATTTTATAGTTAGCGATTAA
- a CDS encoding MFS transporter, protein MTFVMSMVFAVWQALLNNFVIERAAFTGAEIGMLQSLREVPGFLAFTAVFVLLLIKEQTFALTSLALLCIGVGITGWFPDVIGLYLTTVLMSIGFHYFETINQSLTLQWVDKADAPGFMGKALAWRSAAALVGYGSIWLIMSWLSLDYIWMYSIIGGCGLVMVFIMAVYFPRFAIGSIQHKHLILRKRYWLYYLLTFFSGARRQIFMVFAGFMMVEKFGYSVSEITALFLINYVVNLLFAPTIGRFIGKMGERNALIIEYVGLVIIFSSYAYVSDANIAAGLYVIDHLLFAMAIAMKTYFQKIADKQDIASTMSVSFTINHIAAVIIPVLLGMLWLSSPKAVFFIGTGFALCSLALAFNVPRHPAPGKEALWSPLMTKR, encoded by the coding sequence ATGACTTTTGTAATGTCCATGGTGTTTGCAGTTTGGCAGGCTTTGTTAAATAACTTTGTTATTGAACGCGCCGCATTCACAGGCGCTGAAATTGGAATGCTGCAGAGTTTAAGAGAGGTGCCTGGATTTTTAGCTTTTACCGCGGTGTTTGTATTGCTACTGATCAAAGAGCAAACCTTTGCCTTAACATCCTTGGCACTATTGTGCATTGGAGTAGGGATTACCGGCTGGTTTCCTGATGTCATCGGGTTGTATTTAACCACCGTACTGATGTCGATTGGGTTTCATTATTTTGAAACAATAAATCAATCGCTTACGTTACAGTGGGTAGATAAAGCCGATGCACCTGGCTTTATGGGCAAAGCGTTAGCGTGGCGCTCTGCTGCAGCACTTGTTGGCTATGGTTCAATTTGGCTAATAATGAGTTGGTTGAGCCTGGACTACATCTGGATGTATAGCATTATTGGCGGATGTGGATTAGTCATGGTGTTCATTATGGCAGTGTATTTTCCTCGTTTTGCCATAGGTTCCATTCAGCACAAACACTTAATACTGAGAAAACGCTACTGGCTTTATTACTTGCTAACCTTTTTCTCTGGGGCGCGCAGGCAAATTTTTATGGTATTTGCCGGATTTATGATGGTCGAAAAATTTGGTTACTCGGTGTCCGAAATCACCGCTTTATTCTTAATTAACTATGTCGTTAACTTACTCTTTGCCCCAACCATAGGTCGCTTTATTGGTAAAATGGGTGAACGTAACGCGTTAATTATTGAGTACGTTGGCTTAGTGATTATTTTTAGCAGTTACGCCTATGTCAGCGACGCCAATATTGCGGCTGGATTGTATGTGATTGATCACCTGCTTTTTGCTATGGCGATTGCGATGAAAACCTATTTTCAAAAAATTGCTGATAAACAAGATATTGCTTCAACTATGTCGGTCAGCTTTACCATTAACCATATTGCCGCGGTCATTATCCCTGTTTTATTAGGCATGTTATGGCTCAGTTCGCCTAAAGCAGTATTCTTCATCGGTACTGGATTTGCACTATGCTCACTGGCACTAGCGTTCAATGTGCCGCGTCATCCAGCGCCTGGTAAAGAAGCCTTATGGTCACCATTAATGACAAAACGCTAA
- a CDS encoding imelysin family protein: protein MRFNYTAISLALVATLSACGGSGSDDTSTPTTPTTPTTGFSFVATEMITNLTDDVIVAGYADLAAKGDALLLATQTLLTSTVQADLVAAQNAWKSARQPWEQGESHIFGPVDSLSIDPHLDSWPLNTTDLQTQLANSNGFDADTIKGWNDDVQGFHTMEYLLFGDGVNSNTKLIADLSTKEREYLIALAEVFRDYTAQLDDAWQVSHNPQDANAKPYAELLKTPGDATNTIYSSQLAVIEELINGMIGIVDEVGNGKIADPFGESLTTADTSKVESQYSWNSLTDFSNNIIGVRNVYQGEFTGGADKQGLIDFVTAADATLATRVASEIDDAILKIQAISGSTSMPFRQAILDADGRARTQVAVDALTKLQTTLQSDVLPLLSDWNS from the coding sequence ATGCGTTTTAACTACACTGCAATCTCACTAGCACTCGTGGCAACATTATCCGCGTGTGGCGGTTCAGGCTCGGATGACACTAGCACCCCGACAACCCCAACTACACCGACAACCGGTTTTAGTTTTGTCGCGACAGAAATGATCACTAACTTAACCGATGATGTTATTGTGGCTGGTTATGCTGATTTAGCAGCCAAAGGTGATGCCTTATTATTGGCAACCCAAACCTTACTGACTTCAACGGTACAAGCCGATTTAGTGGCAGCACAAAATGCGTGGAAGTCGGCTCGTCAACCTTGGGAACAAGGGGAGTCGCATATCTTTGGCCCAGTCGACTCATTGAGTATCGATCCGCATTTAGACAGCTGGCCGTTAAACACCACAGACTTACAAACCCAGTTAGCCAACAGTAATGGTTTTGATGCCGACACCATTAAAGGTTGGAATGATGATGTTCAAGGTTTTCATACCATGGAATATCTGTTGTTTGGCGATGGTGTTAACAGCAACACAAAGTTGATTGCAGATCTTAGCACTAAAGAACGTGAGTATTTAATCGCCTTAGCGGAAGTGTTCCGCGATTACACCGCGCAATTAGATGATGCTTGGCAAGTGAGCCATAACCCACAAGATGCTAATGCCAAACCTTATGCCGAGTTGCTTAAAACTCCGGGCGATGCCACTAACACTATTTACTCTTCACAGTTGGCGGTTATTGAAGAATTGATCAACGGCATGATTGGTATTGTCGATGAAGTGGGGAACGGTAAAATTGCCGATCCATTCGGAGAGTCATTAACTACGGCAGACACCTCTAAGGTGGAGTCGCAATATTCGTGGAACTCACTAACCGACTTTTCAAATAACATCATTGGTGTCCGTAACGTTTATCAAGGTGAATTTACGGGTGGCGCTGATAAGCAAGGCTTAATTGATTTTGTAACAGCAGCCGATGCGACTTTAGCTACGCGTGTCGCCAGCGAAATTGATGATGCCATTTTAAAAATTCAAGCCATTTCGGGTAGCACTAGCATGCCGTTCCGCCAAGCGATTCTCGATGCTGATGGCCGTGCTAGAACCCAGGTCGCCGTGGATGCATTAACAAAGTTACAAACGACGCTGCAGTCAGATGTGCTGCCTTTATTATCTGATTGGAACTCATAA
- a CDS encoding di-heme oxidoredictase family protein, which produces MNKLLRQPYWFVALLGLSLSACGGSGDDETSPAPIEPVVTYPSYTSIVALGGDTTTFDASNSGHGFSTPSLNLTADELALHLRGDTNFEVSFTTAPNDQHPELDGLGPVFNNADCNSCHQRDGRNSTPFLAADETRVKLGSAAGIFLRISKAPAEPCTVGTADNNYCAPIKVPDFGDQLFHRGVLKARPDWQDNAFIGQADVYLSYERHDEVYADGRTISLKKPIFAVENPYDAPGETLQSANVTSNLLQDDVLMGWRNGMPVFGLGLLEAIPEASILANVDADDSNKDDISGRANWVFDAIKAQNGDSTPVSLGRFGWKANTPSVRVQSLGALRGDIGITNPLFPDESIVGTSLHDSYLTRTGFVDTGEDVNGAPEASAEFSDSVVFYAETLAVPARRNVDKTAVREGARLFEQLNCSSCHTPSFVTKISGDIGGLPMSESLKGQTIYPFSDMLLHDMGEGLADGRPDFLADGNEWRTRPLWGIGLTQTVNPQAGFLHDGRAATLEEAILWHDGESKTSKQDFMALTQAERDQVIAFLQSL; this is translated from the coding sequence ATGAACAAATTATTACGACAACCATATTGGTTTGTAGCATTACTGGGGCTTAGCCTTAGTGCTTGTGGTGGCAGCGGCGATGATGAAACCTCGCCAGCACCCATTGAGCCGGTAGTGACTTATCCTAGCTATACCTCAATTGTTGCTTTAGGTGGTGACACCACGACATTCGATGCCAGTAACTCTGGCCATGGCTTTTCAACGCCATCGTTAAATTTAACGGCAGATGAACTCGCGTTACATTTACGAGGTGATACCAACTTTGAAGTCTCGTTTACTACAGCGCCGAATGATCAACACCCTGAGCTTGATGGTTTAGGCCCAGTATTTAATAACGCTGACTGTAATTCTTGCCATCAACGCGATGGCCGAAATTCCACTCCTTTTTTGGCCGCAGATGAAACTCGGGTAAAACTGGGGTCGGCAGCGGGTATTTTCTTACGTATCAGCAAAGCTCCTGCTGAACCTTGTACTGTAGGAACTGCAGATAATAATTACTGTGCGCCGATTAAAGTGCCAGATTTTGGTGACCAGCTATTTCATCGCGGAGTGTTAAAAGCGCGCCCTGATTGGCAAGACAATGCATTTATTGGTCAAGCAGATGTGTATTTGTCTTATGAGCGACATGATGAAGTGTATGCCGATGGACGCACCATTAGTTTGAAGAAGCCTATTTTCGCGGTCGAAAATCCATATGATGCACCAGGCGAAACCCTACAAAGTGCCAATGTAACTTCAAATCTATTACAAGATGATGTGTTAATGGGTTGGCGTAACGGCATGCCTGTGTTTGGTTTAGGGTTGCTAGAAGCAATACCTGAGGCAAGCATTCTCGCCAATGTTGATGCTGATGACAGTAACAAAGATGATATTTCTGGACGGGCTAATTGGGTATTTGATGCCATAAAAGCACAAAATGGTGACAGTACACCCGTGTCTTTAGGTCGCTTTGGTTGGAAAGCGAACACGCCAAGTGTGCGAGTACAATCATTAGGTGCATTACGTGGCGACATTGGTATTACTAACCCGTTATTTCCTGATGAAAGTATTGTTGGCACCAGCTTACATGATTCATATTTAACACGAACTGGGTTTGTTGATACTGGTGAAGATGTTAATGGTGCGCCTGAGGCCAGTGCAGAGTTCAGTGATTCTGTGGTGTTTTATGCCGAAACATTAGCGGTGCCAGCCAGACGTAACGTTGATAAAACGGCAGTGCGCGAAGGCGCTCGGTTATTTGAACAACTCAATTGCAGCAGTTGTCATACGCCGTCGTTTGTGACCAAAATTTCAGGTGATATTGGCGGATTACCGATGAGCGAAAGCTTAAAAGGCCAAACTATTTATCCCTTTAGTGACATGTTGTTGCACGATATGGGTGAAGGACTGGCAGATGGTCGTCCAGACTTTTTAGCCGACGGTAACGAATGGCGTACTCGACCATTGTGGGGCATAGGCTTAACCCAAACGGTTAATCCACAAGCCGGATTTTTGCATGACGGCCGCGCAGCAACCTTGGAAGAAGCCATTTTGTGGCATGACGGAGAATCTAAAACGTCTAAGCAAGACTTTATGGCCTTAACGCAAGCAGAGCGTGATCAGGTAATCGCCTTTTTACAGTCGTTGTAA
- the hemG gene encoding menaquinone-dependent protoporphyrinogen IX dehydrogenase: protein MSQILLIHSSVHGYTQKICEYLQHQLAGQDQLVTVASLAEAPDLALFDKVYIGASIRHGKHRPALYQFIEDHRAELDHKPSGFFSVSLVARKPNKNTPQTNSYMQQFLSQSAWKPKLLQVFGGNLDYQGYGAMDRNIIRFIMWLTKGPTDPNTKVEFTDWQKVDEFAQQIIEA, encoded by the coding sequence ATGAGCCAAATTTTACTGATCCATTCAAGTGTCCATGGTTACACTCAAAAAATATGTGAATATTTACAACATCAGCTTGCAGGCCAAGATCAGTTGGTCACGGTAGCCTCCTTAGCGGAAGCTCCCGATTTAGCCCTATTTGATAAAGTGTACATTGGCGCCAGCATTCGTCATGGCAAACATCGCCCAGCTCTGTATCAATTTATTGAAGATCATCGTGCGGAATTGGACCATAAACCCAGTGGTTTTTTCTCGGTGAGCTTAGTGGCGCGCAAACCCAATAAGAATACGCCGCAAACTAACAGCTATATGCAACAGTTTTTAAGCCAAAGCGCCTGGAAACCTAAGTTATTGCAAGTGTTTGGTGGTAATTTAGATTACCAAGGTTATGGTGCCATGGACCGGAATATTATTCGGTTTATTATGTGGTTAACTAAAGGACCCACAGACCCTAATACCAAAGTAGAGTTTACTGATTGGCAAAAGGTTGATGAGTTTGCTCAGCAAATAATAGAGGCATAA
- a CDS encoding cytochrome b/b6 domain-containing protein, which translates to MVLKPLWQRIEAVLHPLIILMSMLLICTSPWIFIGRQLSPRASVWDIFHVYGGLFTALLALIFAYKVCAAGQWRQFFPWLTFELTPLLADVRGLVHGQLPYSGGKGLISVIEGVGVILLLLVVVSGAGWYIADPSNALAWRGYHIVFAQGFIGFIVVHGLLALLHLRDFFN; encoded by the coding sequence ATGGTATTAAAGCCGTTATGGCAGCGTATTGAAGCAGTATTGCATCCATTGATAATATTGATGTCGATGTTATTAATTTGTACCAGCCCATGGATATTTATTGGACGTCAATTAAGTCCTCGCGCCAGTGTTTGGGATATATTTCATGTTTATGGTGGCTTGTTTACCGCACTGTTAGCATTGATTTTTGCTTATAAAGTGTGTGCGGCTGGGCAGTGGCGGCAGTTTTTTCCTTGGCTTACTTTTGAATTAACGCCATTGCTTGCAGATGTGAGAGGGTTAGTACACGGTCAATTACCATATTCTGGTGGCAAAGGCTTAATCAGTGTCATTGAAGGCGTTGGGGTTATTTTGTTACTGCTGGTGGTGGTTAGCGGAGCTGGTTGGTACATAGCAGATCCTAGTAATGCTCTAGCATGGCGCGGCTATCATATTGTGTTTGCTCAGGGTTTTATTGGCTTTATTGTAGTCCATGGTTTATTGGCACTTTTACACCTTCGGGATTTTTTTAATTAA
- a CDS encoding LysR family transcriptional regulator, which produces MSREHKKFERLFLFSEVAKQLSFTEAAASLGISRGYLSEQIRQLEKEVGRPLLIRTTRSVRLTPQGEMILSSMGQVKADLLLLDKRIRHDNEDISGRIRITAPSQLTQRHLLNICHEFTQLHPQVQFSIDCSYTLFDLTKNDFDLAFRATATPPQNMIAKKLFDYRQVCCAAPAYLQQHGTPDSIEDLQHHQCLTATEQSHWTFNAQPVFINSGLSVNDNHMLKQLALLGRGIIVGPEYLVDNEIQAGTLQAILTTETMNTSTAYLIHPQLVQQSARLASFIQFTVNWFQQLNTQ; this is translated from the coding sequence ATGAGTCGTGAACACAAAAAATTCGAACGATTATTCTTATTCAGCGAAGTTGCCAAACAACTGAGTTTTACTGAAGCCGCGGCCTCGTTAGGAATATCGAGAGGATATTTGTCTGAGCAAATTAGACAACTTGAAAAGGAAGTCGGTCGTCCATTGCTGATCCGCACAACACGCAGCGTCAGGCTAACGCCACAAGGTGAGATGATCTTATCGAGTATGGGACAAGTGAAAGCCGACTTACTTTTATTAGATAAAAGAATTCGTCACGATAATGAAGATATATCAGGCAGAATACGCATTACGGCACCAAGCCAACTAACTCAACGACATTTACTTAATATTTGCCATGAGTTTACTCAATTGCATCCACAGGTACAGTTTAGTATTGATTGCAGCTATACCTTGTTTGATTTGACTAAAAACGACTTTGATCTTGCTTTTAGGGCGACCGCAACACCACCACAAAACATGATTGCTAAAAAATTATTTGATTATCGCCAAGTCTGTTGTGCTGCCCCAGCTTACCTTCAACAACACGGTACACCTGATTCGATTGAGGATTTGCAACATCACCAATGCTTAACCGCAACAGAACAAAGTCACTGGACCTTCAATGCTCAACCGGTGTTCATTAATAGCGGCTTGAGTGTTAACGATAATCATATGCTTAAACAGCTGGCATTATTGGGCCGCGGTATTATTGTCGGGCCAGAGTATTTAGTCGATAACGAAATACAAGCAGGCACATTACAAGCCATCTTAACCACAGAAACCATGAACACATCGACTGCATATTTAATTCACCCGCAGTTAGTGCAACAATCAGCAAGGCTAGCCAGTTTTATTCAATTTACCGTCAATTGGTTTCAGCAATTGAATACTCAATAG
- a CDS encoding aldo/keto reductase codes for MTGLPLTEFLPNVSPIVYGCMGLGGGWNNNAITQADIQQTHEVIDTALDNQINYFDHADIYTFGKAESVFGKVLALRPDLREKMYLQTKCGIRLEDSKGPKRYDLSLAWINYSVEKSLTELHTDYIDVLVLHRPDPLMRVTDIADTFHKLKAAGKVRFLGVSNMQQHQISALQRVLDEPLVVNQIEMSLQKHAWLDETVYTGNQDGKDINFTPGTIEYCNQHNVQIQAWGSLCQGIYSGISTVGQSDAVTQISQLVATLAAEYNTSPEAILLSWLMRHPSQIQPVIGTTNLERIKACAQVATVSLSREHWYALYVSAKGHELP; via the coding sequence ATGACGGGTTTACCCTTAACTGAATTTCTACCAAACGTTAGCCCGATCGTTTATGGCTGTATGGGGCTGGGTGGCGGTTGGAACAACAATGCCATTACTCAAGCGGATATTCAGCAAACCCATGAGGTCATTGATACTGCGCTGGATAACCAAATAAACTATTTTGATCACGCAGATATTTATACTTTTGGTAAAGCAGAATCCGTTTTTGGCAAGGTATTGGCTCTGCGCCCTGATCTACGTGAAAAAATGTACCTACAAACCAAGTGCGGTATTCGACTTGAGGACAGCAAAGGCCCTAAGCGTTACGATTTATCGTTGGCTTGGATTAACTATAGTGTCGAGAAAAGTTTAACCGAATTACACACTGATTATATCGATGTGCTGGTACTTCATCGACCAGACCCCTTAATGCGCGTTACTGATATTGCCGATACTTTCCACAAGCTTAAAGCAGCAGGTAAAGTGCGTTTTCTCGGTGTTTCGAATATGCAGCAACATCAAATTAGCGCACTGCAACGTGTGCTTGATGAGCCATTAGTGGTCAATCAAATAGAAATGAGCCTGCAAAAACATGCTTGGTTAGACGAAACCGTTTATACGGGTAATCAAGACGGTAAAGACATTAACTTTACCCCTGGTACGATCGAGTACTGTAATCAACATAATGTACAAATTCAGGCGTGGGGCAGCTTATGCCAAGGGATTTACAGTGGCATCTCGACGGTAGGTCAGTCTGATGCGGTAACACAAATCAGTCAGTTAGTCGCCACATTAGCGGCGGAATATAATACTAGCCCAGAAGCTATTTTATTAAGTTGGCTGATGCGCCATCCTAGCCAAATTCAACCGGTTATTGGCACCACCAATCTTGAGCGTATTAAGGCTTGTGCACAAGTCGCTACAGTATCGCTCAGTCGGGAGCACTGGTATGCATTGTATGTCAGCGCTAAAGGACATGAGTTACCTTAA
- a CDS encoding alpha-amylase family glycosyl hydrolase, with the protein MNKTTWALLSAVWVLSGCQQAEPEVVASAVQPLQQPTDKTDIYNDYLHRDVRDDIFYFVLPDRFYNGDSSNDNGSTTESISQGGVDLTSPRGFHGGDIKGIEQKLDYLQNLGITAIWMTPLLRNKAIQSDGIAHHGYWIVDFTEVDPHFGTNDDLKLLIESAHQRGMKVFFDIITNHTADVIKYQECHQASGEFIAPNTQCAYKSLAQVEKGDSYTPFVPQNQASVKVPEWLNDPRFYHNQGDSTFKGESSLNGDFNGLDDLNTADPEVVSGMVDIYQHLIKEFKPDGFRIDTVKHVDLSFWQTFSPEIVNFAKAQGIPQFHVFGEVYDTNPNNLSVYTTKGNLPSVLDFAFQQTAADIFYRGKSPVLAQQLFAQDTLYQDEDSQADLLMTFLGNHDMGRTGYFINQAQANMPAEDKLQRSILSHAFMFLSRGIPVIYYGDEQGFTGDGNDIGAREDMFSSKVASYNDNVLLGSNVTTAADNFDVKHPLYQAIAQLSELRKQYPILRRGQYQDRFYQADKDMFAFARVDPETGAEFLMVFNSGEQAQTINVTQEGKRYRLMTTWPDVVVPSSEDAIEAASVELMVTLPRLSYAIYTTAS; encoded by the coding sequence ATGAACAAGACAACATGGGCACTATTGAGTGCAGTATGGGTGTTAAGTGGATGTCAGCAGGCAGAACCAGAAGTGGTAGCGTCAGCGGTTCAGCCTTTGCAGCAGCCTACCGATAAAACTGATATATATAACGATTACTTACACCGCGATGTGCGCGACGACATTTTCTACTTTGTACTGCCAGACCGTTTTTATAACGGTGATAGTAGCAATGACAATGGCTCGACTACCGAGAGTATTTCTCAAGGTGGCGTAGACTTAACGTCGCCCCGTGGTTTTCATGGTGGCGATATTAAAGGCATTGAACAGAAACTGGATTACTTACAAAATCTTGGTATTACCGCTATTTGGATGACGCCATTATTGCGAAATAAAGCGATTCAATCAGATGGTATTGCGCATCATGGTTATTGGATTGTCGATTTTACCGAAGTAGATCCACACTTTGGCACTAATGACGATTTGAAACTGCTTATCGAGTCTGCTCATCAACGCGGCATGAAAGTCTTTTTTGACATTATTACTAACCACACTGCCGACGTGATCAAGTATCAAGAGTGCCATCAAGCGTCGGGCGAGTTTATTGCACCAAACACTCAGTGTGCATATAAGTCATTAGCTCAGGTTGAAAAGGGCGATAGCTACACGCCGTTTGTGCCTCAAAATCAAGCGAGTGTAAAAGTCCCTGAATGGTTAAACGACCCACGTTTTTACCATAATCAAGGTGATAGTACGTTTAAAGGTGAAAGCTCGTTAAATGGCGATTTTAATGGCTTAGATGATCTCAATACCGCGGATCCTGAAGTCGTTTCAGGCATGGTTGATATTTATCAACATTTGATTAAAGAATTTAAGCCTGATGGCTTTAGGATCGACACCGTTAAGCATGTAGATTTGTCATTTTGGCAAACCTTTAGTCCTGAAATCGTTAACTTTGCCAAGGCGCAAGGCATTCCTCAGTTTCATGTGTTTGGCGAGGTGTATGATACCAATCCCAACAACCTGAGCGTTTATACCACCAAAGGCAACCTACCGTCGGTACTCGACTTTGCTTTTCAGCAAACCGCGGCAGATATTTTCTATCGCGGCAAGAGTCCTGTATTAGCCCAGCAATTATTTGCCCAAGATACCCTTTACCAAGATGAAGACAGCCAGGCTGATTTATTGATGACTTTTTTAGGTAATCATGACATGGGACGCACGGGCTATTTTATCAATCAAGCTCAAGCGAATATGCCTGCAGAAGATAAACTGCAACGCAGTATTTTGTCTCATGCATTTATGTTTCTATCTCGTGGTATTCCGGTTATCTATTACGGCGATGAGCAAGGATTTACGGGTGACGGTAATGACATTGGCGCACGTGAAGATATGTTTTCCTCTAAAGTGGCCAGTTACAATGACAACGTTTTACTCGGGAGTAATGTTACTACTGCAGCGGATAACTTTGATGTAAAGCATCCACTGTATCAAGCCATTGCACAACTGAGCGAACTGCGTAAACAATATCCCATTCTACGTCGTGGACAATATCAAGACCGTTTTTACCAAGCAGACAAAGACATGTTTGCATTTGCGCGGGTAGACCCTGAAACAGGGGCAGAATTTTTGATGGTGTTTAATAGCGGTGAACAAGCGCAGACTATTAATGTTACTCAAGAGGGTAAGCGTTATCGCTTAATGACCACATGGCCAGATGTTGTCGTGCCATCGAGCGAAGATGCCATAGAGGCCGCATCAGTAGAGTTAATGGTGACTTTACCGCGATTAAGTTATGCCATTTATACCACAGCAAGTTAA